From a single Mycolicibacterium moriokaense genomic region:
- the nrdF gene encoding class 1b ribonucleoside-diphosphate reductase subunit beta gives MKLIDRVSAINWNRVQDEKDAEVWDRLTGNFWLPEKVPVSNDIPSWGTLNEHEKQLTMRVFTGLTLLDTIQGTVGAVSLIPDALTPHEEAVYTNIAFMESVHARSYSNIFSTLCSTAEIDDAFRWSEENPNLQRKAEIVMQYYKGDEPLKRKVASTLLESFLFYSGFYLPMYWSSRAKLTNTADMIRLIIRDEAVHGYYIGYKYQKGLAQQDAAMQAELKDYTYELLFELYDNEVEYTQDLYDEVGLTEDVKKFLRYNANKALMNLGYEALFPRDETDVNPAILSALSPNADENHDFFSGSGSSYVIGKAVVTEDEDWDF, from the coding sequence ATGAAACTGATCGACCGCGTCTCGGCCATCAACTGGAACCGTGTGCAGGACGAAAAAGACGCCGAAGTCTGGGATCGGCTGACCGGCAACTTCTGGCTGCCGGAGAAGGTCCCGGTCTCCAACGACATCCCGTCCTGGGGCACGTTGAACGAGCACGAGAAGCAGCTGACGATGCGGGTCTTCACCGGCTTGACACTGCTGGACACCATCCAGGGCACCGTCGGTGCGGTCAGCCTGATTCCCGACGCGCTGACACCGCACGAGGAAGCTGTGTACACCAACATCGCGTTCATGGAGTCGGTGCACGCGCGCAGCTACAGCAACATCTTCTCGACGCTGTGCTCGACGGCCGAGATCGACGATGCGTTCCGCTGGTCGGAGGAGAACCCGAACCTGCAGCGCAAGGCCGAGATCGTCATGCAGTACTACAAGGGTGACGAACCGCTGAAGCGCAAGGTCGCCAGCACACTGCTGGAGAGCTTCCTGTTCTACTCGGGCTTCTATCTTCCGATGTACTGGAGCAGCCGGGCCAAGCTGACCAACACCGCCGACATGATCCGGCTGATCATCCGCGACGAGGCCGTGCACGGTTACTACATCGGCTACAAGTACCAGAAGGGGTTGGCGCAGCAGGACGCCGCCATGCAGGCCGAGCTCAAGGACTACACGTACGAGCTGCTGTTCGAGCTCTACGACAACGAGGTCGAGTACACCCAAGACCTCTACGACGAGGTCGGCCTGACCGAGGACGTCAAGAAGTTCTTGCGCTACAACGCCAACAAGGCGCTGATGAACCTCGGCTACGAAGCGTTGTTCCCGCGCGACGAGACCGACGTCAACCCGGCGATCCTGTCGGCGTTGAGCCCCAACGCCGACGAGAACCACGACTTCTTCTCTGGCTCTGGGTCGAGCTACGTCATCGGTAAGGCCGTCGTCACCGAAGACGAGGACTGGGACTTCTAA
- a CDS encoding flavin-containing monooxygenase, protein MTLAEHTPETAAAKPVHTRALIIGSGFSGLGMAIALQKQNVDFVILEKADDIGGTWRDNTYPGCACDIPSHMYSFSFEPKPDWTHMWSFQPEIQDYLQGVTNKYGLRRYIQFNSHVDRAHWDDDEMRWHAFTKDGREFVAQFLISGAGGLHIPLIPDFEGLDHFEGALFHSAQWDHSVDLTGKRVAVIGTGASAIQIVPEIVKDVAALQLYQRTPAWVMPRPNNPIPRWMRQMFTYVPGTRAAMRAGIYWIHEAVGFAMTKQPRLLKIGELMGKANIRRSIKDPELRRKLTPNYRAGCKRILNSDTYYQGIANPKTEVITDGIARFTKTGIVAGDGTEREVDVVVAATGFHVTDSYTYVDIKGPGGEDLVDRWNREGIAALRGITVAGMPNLFFLLGPNTALGHNSVVFMIESQIRYVAHAIAAVDKSGAQALAPTRAAQDAYNAELQHELAGTVWSTGGCRSWYLDEHGVNRTLWSGMTWQYWLATRRFDPSEYEFLTADSRVAA, encoded by the coding sequence AAGGCCGACGACATCGGCGGCACGTGGCGGGACAACACCTATCCCGGGTGTGCGTGCGACATCCCGTCGCACATGTACTCGTTCTCGTTCGAGCCCAAGCCGGACTGGACGCACATGTGGTCGTTCCAGCCGGAAATCCAGGACTACCTGCAGGGCGTCACGAACAAGTACGGGCTGCGGCGCTACATCCAGTTCAACTCCCATGTCGACCGCGCGCACTGGGACGACGACGAAATGCGTTGGCACGCCTTCACAAAGGACGGTCGCGAGTTCGTCGCGCAGTTCCTGATCTCCGGCGCCGGCGGGCTGCACATCCCGCTGATCCCGGACTTCGAGGGGCTCGACCACTTCGAGGGCGCCCTCTTCCACTCCGCGCAATGGGACCACAGCGTCGACCTGACCGGCAAGCGCGTCGCGGTGATCGGCACCGGGGCCAGCGCCATTCAGATCGTGCCCGAGATCGTGAAGGACGTTGCGGCGCTTCAGCTTTACCAGCGCACCCCGGCCTGGGTGATGCCGCGGCCCAACAATCCGATCCCGCGATGGATGCGGCAGATGTTCACCTACGTCCCAGGCACCCGCGCGGCGATGCGGGCCGGGATCTATTGGATTCACGAAGCCGTCGGCTTCGCGATGACCAAGCAGCCGCGGCTGCTCAAGATCGGTGAACTGATGGGTAAGGCCAACATTCGCCGCTCCATCAAGGACCCGGAGCTACGCAGGAAGCTGACCCCGAACTACCGGGCCGGCTGCAAGCGCATCCTCAACTCCGACACCTATTACCAAGGCATCGCGAACCCGAAGACGGAAGTCATCACCGACGGCATCGCACGGTTCACCAAGACCGGCATCGTCGCGGGCGACGGCACCGAACGTGAGGTCGACGTCGTGGTGGCCGCCACCGGTTTCCACGTCACCGACTCCTATACCTACGTCGACATCAAAGGCCCCGGCGGCGAGGACCTCGTCGACCGGTGGAACCGCGAGGGCATCGCCGCACTGCGCGGTATCACGGTCGCCGGGATGCCCAACCTGTTCTTCCTACTCGGCCCCAACACCGCGCTCGGACACAACTCGGTGGTGTTCATGATCGAGTCGCAAATCCGCTACGTCGCCCACGCGATCGCGGCCGTCGACAAGTCGGGCGCCCAGGCGCTGGCGCCGACCCGGGCCGCCCAGGACGCCTACAACGCCGAGCTGCAACACGAGCTGGCCGGAACGGTCTGGAGCACCGGCGGCTGCCGCAGTTGGTACCTCGACGAGCACGGTGTCAACCGCACGCTGTGGAGCGGGATGACGTGGCAGTACTGGCTCGCGACGCGCAGATTCGACCCGTCGGAGTACGAGTTTCTGACGGCCGACAGCCGTGTCGCGGCCTAG